In Fusarium oxysporum f. sp. lycopersici 4287 chromosome 11, whole genome shotgun sequence, the following are encoded in one genomic region:
- a CDS encoding glycerol-3-phosphate dehydrogenase translates to MQQRLRSLKRPLLLAAAATTTVTLGGAYYASRNKTHVVDKPLVPLKRDEKNRIVPPTFNATKTRASQLAELRRSGEDTEYDLLIIGGGATGTGIAVDAITRGLKVALVERDDFSSGTSSKSTKLVHGGVRYLEKAVWNLDYGQLQLVMEALRERKTFLNIAPHLSSSLPILLPLQKWWEAPYFWAGTKAYDLLAGSQGLESSYYMSKNKALEAFPLLRRENMVGALVYYDGQHNDSRMNVALALTASHYGATVLNHVEVTGLEKDANGKIMGAQVRDVLASKNGDAAGAQPFKVRAKGVVNATGPFTDAIHQMDDPSRKPIVAPASGVHIMLPKEICPNGLGLLDAATSDGRVIFVLPWQGYTLAGTTDNPCEVEAAPVAQQQDVDFILKEVSKLLTPESVLSRKDVLAAWSGIRPLVKNPNAKNTESLVRSHLITTSPSGLLTCAGGKWTTYREMAEDTVNEAIKLFDLKPQAVALPDISGAGASGFTTRGVCCTRNVPLIGAHGYSTSLASQLMEVYNIDADIADHLAHNYGDRAWTLLSISPSLNTRLVSSLPFIEAEVSHGIRSEAACTIPDIIARRTRLSFLDSHKALEALPRVLDIASTELQWSAARKEQEKADAIKFLASMGLEQQTDAPVQASQEEKMPVRSIEHSPRPTRVGGLDVDLNGLGGTGSYSKSRDD, encoded by the exons ATGCAGCAAAGATTACGGTCGCTCAAGCGCCCTCTGCTCctcgcagcagcagccacAACAACAGTAACCCTCGGAGGAGCATACTACGCCTCCCGCAACAAGACACACGTCGTCGACAAGCCCCTCGTCCCGCTCAAGCGTGATGAGAAGAACCGCATTGTTCCCCCTACATTCAACGCCACAAAGACCCGCGCATCACAACTCGCCGAGCTGCGTCGCAGCGGCGAAGACACAGAATAcgatcttctcatcatcggagGCGGCGCTACAGGAACTGGTATCGCTGTTGACGCCATCACCCGTGGCCTCAAAGTCGCTCTTGTGGAGCGCGATGATTTCTCTTCTGGCACAAGCTCAAAGAGCACAAAGCTCGTTCACGGTGGTGTGCGATATCTAGAAAAGGCTGTTTGGAACCTTGACTATGGTCAATTGCAGCTTGTCATGGAAGCTCTTCGTGAGCGCAAGACATTCCTCAACATTGCGCCTCACTTGTCAAGCTCATTGCCAATTCTACTACCCCTCCAAAAATGGTGGGAGGCGCCCTACTTCTGGGCCGGTACCAAGGCCTACGATCTTCTCGCTGGATCGCAAGGTCTTGAGAGCTCATACTACAtgagcaagaacaaggcccTTGAGGCATTCCCTCTCTTGCGACGGGAGAACATGGTTGGCGCGCTGGTGTACTACGATGGCCAGCACAATGACTCTCGAATGAACGTCGCTCTCGCTCTGACTGCTTCTCACTACGGCGCTACTGTTCTCAACCACGTTGAGGTAACTGGCCTTGAGAAGGATGCGAATGGCAAGATCATGGGCGCTCAAGTGCGCGATGTCCTCGCTTCCAAGAACGGTGATGCCGCTGGCGCTCAGCCTTTCAAGGTCCGCGCCAAGGGTGTCGTCAACGCAACCGGTCCCTTCACCGATGCCATTCACCAAATGGATGACCCCTCTCGCAAGCCCATTGTCGCTCCCGCTTCAGGTGTGCACATCATGCTTCCCAAGGAGATCTGCCCCAACggtcttggccttctcgacGCTGCCACCTCAGATGGTCGTGTCATCTTCGTTCTCCCCTGGCAGGGATACACTCTCGCTGGTACCACCGACAACCCATGCGAAGTTGAGGCTGCGCCTGTTGCTCAACAGCAGGATGTTGACTTTATCCTCAAGGAAGTCAGCAAGCTTCTGACACCCGAATCTGTTCTGTCGCGCAAGGATGTTCTCGCTGCCTGGTCTG GCATCCGACCTCTCGTCAAGAACCCCAACGCCAAGAACACCGAGTCCCTCGTCCGAagccatctcatcaccacctccCCCTCCGGTCTCCTGACCTGCGCTGGTGGCAAGTGGACCACCTACCGTGAAATGGCCGAGGACACCGTCaacgaggccatcaagctcttcgacCTCAAGCCCCAAGCCGTGGCTCTTCCCGACATCAGCGGCGCCGGCGCTTCCGGCTTCACCACCCGTGGCGTTTGCTGCACGCGCAACGTTCCTCTCATCGGCGCCCACGGATACTCCACATCTCTCGCCTCTCAATTGATGGAGGTCTACAACATCGACGCTGACATTGCTGATCATCTCGCTCACAACTACGGTGATCGCGCCTGGActcttctctccatctctcCCTCCCTTAACACCCGTCTTGTCTCCTCTCTTCCCTTCATCGAGGCTGAGGTCTCTCACGGCATTCGCTCCGAAGCCGCCTGCACCATCCCCGACATCATCGCCCGCCGTACCCGTCTCTCATTCCTCGACTCCcacaaggctcttgaggctCTTCCCCGCGTCCTCGACATCGCCTCCACTGAACTCCAATGGAGTGCTGCCCGcaaggagcaggagaaggcTGATGCTATCAAGTTCCTCGCCTCTATGGGTCTTGAGCAGCAGACCGATGCGCCCGTGCAGGCCTCccaggaggagaagatgccCGTACGCAGCATTGAGCACTCACCCCGCCCCACCCGCGTCGGTGGTCTTGATGTCGACCTGAACGGTCTTGGTGGTACCGGCTCTTACAGCAAGTCGCGCGACGACTAG
- a CDS encoding aldehyde dehydrogenase (NAD+) yields MNSELYQRLTAPNGVTYNQPLGLFINNEWRRSKVEELISVVSPIDENEIVKVHAGGEEDIDDAVKAARAALKGPWSHISGTVRGEMMRKLADLVDAATNELATIDTWNNGKRFSSAQGDVRELTGVLRYYAGFADKQYGQVISTTEKKFAYTRVGPIGVCGQIIPWNYPLGMAGWKIAPALAAGNCVVLKPAEQTPLSILFFADIVKKAGFPPGVINIVNGFGSTAGAALAAHMDVDKIAFTGSTATGREVARLAASNLKEITIESGGKSPLLVFEDADLNQAVKWSHYGIMANQGQICTATSRILVHEKVYHQFTELFKERVKSCKIGNPYDSDTFQGPQVSKAQYERVLSFIESGKAEGATVALGGQPIAVNGKGFFIEPTIFTDASDDMKIYREEIFGPVSIISAFKTEDEALRRANDTIYGLGAAIFTQDITRAHLIANKIEAGMVWINSSNDSDFRIPFGGVKQSGIGRELGEEGIRAYTSRRSIHVNVGNVL; encoded by the exons ATGAATAGCGAGCTTTATCAACGACTAACGGCTCCGAATGGAGTCACTTACAACCAACCTTTGggcctcttcatcaacaatgaATGGCGCCGATCAAAGGTAGAGGAATTGATATCGGTTGTGAGTCCAAT TGACGAAAACGAGATCGTCAAAGTCCACGCTGGCGGCGAGGAAGATATTGACGATGCAGTCAAAGCTGCTCGGGCAGCGCTCAAAGGCCCTTGGTCACACATTTCTGGAACAGTGAGAGGTGAAATGATGCGCAAACTCGCCGATCTTGTTGACGCCGCCACAAACGAACTTGCCACAATTGATACATGGAACAACGGCAAGAGATTCTCGTCTGCCCAGGGTGACGTTCGTGAGCTTACAGGCGTGCTTCGATATTACGCTGGGTTTGCTGATAAGCAGTACGGACAAG TGATAAGCACAACGGAAAAGAAGTTTGCCTATACCAGAGTAGGACCGATAGGTGTTTGCGGCCAGATCATTCCTTGGAACTATCCCTTAGGAATGGCTGGCTGGAAGATCGCCCCAGCCCTTGCCGCCGGTAACTGCGTGGTACTCAAGCCAGCCGAGCAGACGCCTCTGTCTATCCTATTTTTTGCAGACATCGTCAAGAAAGCAGGATTTCCGCCAGGAGTGATCAACATTGTGAATGGCTTTGGTAGTACGGCTGGTGCAGCTTTAGCTGCTCATATGGATGTTGATAAGATTGCCTTCACTGGATCTACAGCGACTGGACGTGAGGTTGCAAGGCTTGCAGCGAGCAATCTGAAGGAGATTACGATTGAGTCCGGGGGAAAGTCTCCACTGCTCGTTTTCGAGGATGCAGATTTGAACCAAGCTGTTAAATGGAGTCACTATGGTATCATGGCCAACCAAGGCCAGATCTGTACTGCAACCAGTCGAATCTTGGTTCATGAAAAGGTGTATCATCAGTTCACCGAACTGTTCAAGGAGAGAGTCAAGTCTTGCAAGATAGGCAACCCCTATGATAGCGATACATTTCAAGGGCCACAGGTCTCAAAGGCGCAATACGAAAGAGTGCTATCGTTCATCGAGAGCGGTAAAGCTGAAGGGGCTACTGTTGCTCTTGGCGGTCAGCCAATTGCAGTCAATGGCAAGGGTTTCTTTATCGAGCCTACTATCTTCACCGATGCTTCGGATGATATGAAGATCTATCGCGAGGAGATCTTCGGACCGGTTTCAATCATCAGCGCGTTCAAAACGGAAGATGAAGCACTGCGCCGGGCTAACGATACGATATATGGCCTCGGTGCGGCCATCTTCACCCAGGATATCACTCGAGCACATCTTATCGCGAATAAGATCGAGGCAGGAA TGGTGTggatcaacagcagcaatgaCTCGGACTTCCGCATTCCCTTTGGAGGCGTGAAGCAGTCTGGTATTGGTCGTGAGCTGGGAGAGGAAGGAATCCGTGCATATACAAGCAGGCGGTCAATTCATGTCAACGTTGGGAACGTCTTATAG